In Castanea sativa cultivar Marrone di Chiusa Pesio chromosome 6, ASM4071231v1, a single window of DNA contains:
- the LOC142639704 gene encoding uncharacterized protein LOC142639704: MRMDLNAKSKLGFVDGSITTSMAVTPHEKQAWSKCNSMISTWILNSVSLYIIASVIYRDTAFAVWNALKNCFLQANGLRISQLQKQISIVMHGDSTVTTFFTDLQASWDQLLNLKPLPSCSCGKCTYGVNDKIAHLYHQDSIMQFLNGLNDCYSQVKTQILMMEPIQSIDKAFSLVIQEERQRSSTFNGTPSVESATLVVKNQAFNQGFSSNNNNGKNFKGNVGKGRLVCSHCGKLGHIMEKCYKLVGFPPGYKQKGRVAKANHVMVNGDQGQSKIMHQTSPFSFLSE, translated from the coding sequence ATGAGAATGGATTTGAATGCCAAGAGTAAACTTGGTTTTGTTGATGGTTCCATCACTACTTCAATGGCAGTCACACCACACGAGAAACAGGCTTGGTCAAAGTGCAATTCAATGATCTCTACATGGATCTTGAATTCAGTTTCACTTTACATCATAGCTAGTGTCATTTATAGAGACACAGCTTTTGCAGTGTGGAATGCACTCAAGAATTGTTTTCTACAAGCCAATGGACTAAGAATTTCGCAACTTCAAAAGCAAATCTCCATTGTAATGCATGGGGATTCTACAGTGACAACCTTTTTCACTGATCTTCAAGCTTCTTGGGATCAATTGTTGAATCTCAAACCTTTGCCAAGTTGTTCATGTGGTAAATGCACTTATGGAGTAAATGATAAGATTGCACATCTTTATCATCAAGATTCAATCATGCAGTTTCTCAATGGATTGAATGATTGCTATTCACAAGTCAAGACTCAAATCCTTATGATGGAACCTATTCAGTCAATAGATAAGGCTTTCTCGTTGGTGATCCAGGAGGAAAGGCAAAGGTCTTCAACCTTTAATGGCACTCCTTCAGTGGAATCAGCAACACTTGTTGTTAAGAACCAAGCCTTCAATCAAGGTTTTTCTTCAAACAACAATAATGGCAAGAATTTCAAGGGCAATGTTGGCAAAGGAAGACTTGTGTGCAGCCACTGTGGAAAGCTTGGTCACATCATGGAAAAATGTTACAAGCTTGTTGGATTTCCTCCAGGTTACAAGCAAAAAGGGAGAGTTGCCAAAGCTAATCACGTTATGGTTAATGGAGATCAAGGCCAATCTAAGATTATGCATCAGACtagtcctttttcttttctttcagaATAG